In Candidatus Eisenbacteria bacterium, the DNA window GGGAACCGCCAGTCCAACCAGATCCATACGAATTTCAAGCTCGCCTACCGCCTCAACGCGCGTCACAAAGTCACTCTCGAGGCGATTCGCAACCGCTCGAGCTACACACCCTACGAGCACATGTGGAGCCGCAGCGGTTTCGTTCAGGTGACGAGCGACACGGTCCACGTCACCGGCCAGCCCGATCAGTACCGGACCCGATACGGCCAGTGGTCGGCCACTCCGCTGGACAGCACGTACAAGGCGATCAACATGCCCGACCACGTTCCCACCGAGAACGATCGCTTTGCGAGCCTCACCGCAGTGTGGACGAATCAGCTCTCGAACACCGCGGCGTGGACTACGCGGATCTCGTCGATCGCCTTCGACCACCTCACGTCGGTCGGCCGAAAGCAGCCGTGGGACTACTGGGTGTCGACTCCCGAGTACTGGGACGGCAACACCGAGAACGACCTCTTCTTCGCCACGCATGGCGACTACCCGGTCTATTCCGAGCGCCAGGCGGCGACCTGGGTCGTGAAGAGCGACTTCTCGAGCAGCGGCATCAAAGGGCACACGCTCAAGACCGGATTCGAGGCGCGGTACAACCGGGTCCGCAACCTCGGCATCCAGATCCCCAACGGCGACAACAACGGCCTTCCCGGTGCGGTCCGCTCGGACTTCCTCAACGAGAATCCCGAGGGCGCCTGGTACGCGCAGGATCGCTGGGAGTTCGAAGGCATGATTCTGAACGCCGGGCTGCGCTTCGATTTCTTCACGCCCGGAGCGCAGATCGCCGATCGTGACCTCCCGAGCGGCAGACGCTACAAGCAGCAGCTCAGTCCGCGGCTGGGGATCGCCTATCCGATCTCGGACAAGGACGCGCTCAGCTTCAATTACGGCTGGACCTATCAGACACCGGCGCGCAACTACGTCTTCGAGAACCGCGGGCTTTCGGCCACGGTCGCCACGCGCGGGAATCCCGACCTCGAGCCCGAGACCAACGTCGCGTATCAGGCCGCGGTCCAGCACCTGTTCACCCGCGACGTCTCGGGGCAGTTCGCGGTGTTCTTCCGCGACATCTACGGGCTGATCACGGTGCGGGACGATCGTGACCAGTTCGGCAACCAGATCACACGCTACGTCAATCGCGACTACGCCAGCGCGCGCGGTTTCGAGGCCAGCATCACCAAGAGCTTCAGCCACAAGTTCTCGGCCGAGATCAACTACACCTACCAGATCGCCAGCGGGGTCGCCTCGGATCCTCGCCAGGCGCAGCAGTTCTACACCGGGGGCCGGCTCTATCTGCCGATCTCCGAGCTGCCGCTGGCGTGGGACCAGCGCAACACGCTCTCACTGCAAGGAACGGTGCGCGATCCCGGACGCTGGGGCCTGCGGTTCCTGTGGAGCTACGGCTCGGGCCGGCCGTTTACGCCCACTTTCCGCAACGATCGCCGCGCGGACCCGGTGCTCACGAACTCGCGCCGGCTGCCCGCGAGCGCCACACTGAACGTCGACGCCGACCGTTACTTCAAGGTGTGGAACCGACCGGTCACGGTGTTCATCGACGCCCGTAACGTGCTCGACGCGCGAAACGTCGCCACCCTGAGCCAGGGCGTCTTCCCCAATCCTTTCGTGAATCAGTCCGGCGACGAGTACCTGATCTACTACACCGAGACCGGGCGGGCTGGAGGCGCTTACCTCAAGGACGTGGACGGCGACCACGTGCTCGATTGGGTGCCGGTGCGCGATCCGCGGGTGTTCATGGAAGGCCGCAACGTGCGCGTGGGGCTGAGTCTGACGTTCGGCTCTTAGCTCCCCGCGGCGGCTCCGGTGACGCTGGGCTCGGCGGCCTCGGGCGAGGCGGGAGCATCGACGATGCCCTCTTCGAGCCAGTCGTAGCGGCCTTCGAGCAGCCCCTTCGCCACCCGGTAGGCCTCGGGGTCGGCGTTGGCCCGGATTCCCTCGAACAGGGCTTCGACTTTTGCCCGCGAGAGCCGGCAGAAGAGGTCGGCCAGCTCGAGCGGCGTGCGGTTCTGGGAATCGGCACGCACGTCACGCTGTGCGCGGGAGCAGACGGCGGCCATCGCGAACAGCTCGGCGCCGATGTCGACGCAGCGGAAGAGCAGCCCCTGGCGCTTCTCGAGCGCCGGTCCCTGGGTGACCATGAGATGGAACTGCTGGCGAGCGAGCCGCCGGGACGTCCGGTCCACGTAGCGCACGTGACGCGCCAGCCGTCCGAAGCTCCCGTAGCGAGGCCAGCGTCCCCAACCGAGCCACCGGCTCGGATACCACCACGCATAGAAGAATCCGGCGCGCACCATGCCCGCGAGCCTCTTGCCGAGCGGCACGCCGGGCATCACCACGTCGCCGGCGACGTCGAGATGCTGGTCGAGCGCTTCACGGGCGATGAACAGTCGCATGACCTGGTTCGTGCCTTCGAAGATGCGATTGATGCGCAGGTCGCGGTGCAGCTGCTCGAGCGGGATCGGCGCTTCGCCGCGCGACGCCAGCGAGCGCGCCGTCTCGTAGCCGCGTCCACCGCGCACTTGGATCGCCTGATCCGAGATCTCCCACGCCACGTCGCTGTTCCACAGCTTGGCGATCGCGGCCTCGAGGCGGATGTCCGACTTGCCCGCATCGCCGAGCAGCGAGCACAGATCGGCGATCGCCTCCATCGCGTAGGTGCGCGCCGCCATCTCGGCCAGCATGGTCGCGACGGCCTCGTGCTTGCCGACGGCCTTGCCCCACTGGACGCGCTCGTTGGCGAAGCGACGGGACACCTGCACGCACCACTTGCCGGCGGCGACGCAGGTGGCGGGCAGCGTGAGCCGCCCGGTATTGAGCGTGATGAGCGCGAGCTTCAAGCCCTTGCCCTCGCCCCACAGCAGGTTCTCTTTCGGCACCCTCACGTTGGTGAAGCGGAGCAGCGCGTTCTCGATGCCGCGGATTCCCATGAACTCGAGGCGCTGCACCACCTCGAAGCCCGGCGAGTTGGTCTCGACGATGAACGCGCTGATCGGACCCGGCTTGCCGCTCTTCCCCGGGGTGCGCGCCATCACCACCATCAGCTCGGCCACGGTGCCGTTCGTGCACCACAGCTTCTCGCCGTTCAGGATGTAGGCGGCGCCGTCCGAGGTCGGCGTGGCGGTGGTGCTCATGCGCGCCGGATCCGAGCCGACGTCGACCTCGGTGAGCGCGAAGGCCGAGATCGCGCCCTTCGCGAGCCGCGGCAGCAGACGCTTCTTCTGCTCCTCGGTGCCGAACATCTTGAGCGGTGTGGGCACGCCGATCGACTGATGCGCCGAGAGCAACGCCACCATCGAGCCGCACTTGGTCGACACCATGCCCATGGCGCGGCCGTAGGTGTACTGCGAGAGTCCGAGACCGCCGTACTCGCGCGGGATCTTGATGCCGAACGCTCCCATCTCGCGCAGCTGCTGCACCCAGGCGTCCGGGATCCTGCCGGTGCGCTCCACCTCCTCCCCGTCCACGACGTCTTCGAGGAAGCGCTCGAGCTTCTCGAGGAACGGACGCGCGCGCTCTTCCTCGCCGGCTGCGGGCTCGGGGTACGGATGGATCAGGCTCAGGTCGAGATGGCCGAGGAACAGCTCGCGCACGAAGGAAGGCGCTTCCCACACGGTCTCCCGGGAGGCTTCCGCGACCGCGCGGGCTTCGAGCTCGCTGACTTGAGTGGTGGCCTTTGTGGGATCGGTCATGGCTTCCTTGGGTTATCGACCGCGGGCCTGGAGTTCCGTAGCCGGATTGAGCCTAAGCCTGTGCGCGGTATCCCTCAAGCGCGCCTCGCCCTGGGGGCGTTGCCTCATTCGCCGACGGCCGTCCGCAGCAGGGCATTGAACAGGAACTTGAACGTGCCGACCATCTGGGCGCGATGCTGCACACGGGGGCCGAACAGCACCACGCGGCCCTTGCCGAGTCGAGCCTCCACGATGGCGCCGCGGCCGGTCATGCTCTCGGTGCCGTCGGCCCACCCACTCGCCACGACCTGGTCGGCATACCTCGGATAGCGGGCGACCACGGCCCGGCCCACATTGGCGCCGGGGATGGAGGTGTTGAACACAGGGCCACCCGTGACATAGGCGACGCTGGATTCGGACATGCCCCACCCCAGTGGGTGTGAAGGATCGACCTCGAGATTCACGAGAGTCCCGGGCAGCGAGAACTCGGAGGCCTTGAGCTTGGCGACGGCGTTTCGCACCGGCAGACCGAGCTCCTCGAGCGCCAGCTCGCACGAGCCGGTCATGCACACCAGAGTCCCTCCCTGCTCGACGAACGCCTTGAGACTGGCCACGCCGTCCTTGCCGATCCCTCCCGCATAAGGTGAAGGGAGCGGCTCGAAGTACGCGCCGTCATCACTCTTGGGCTTGCCGTCCACGATCACGTTCTTGTCGATGTCCGGCAGGAGGATCACGTCGAACCGCGAGCGCAGGTTCTTCTTCTTCATGTCGGCATTGGGGATGTTCGAGTACTTGAACTCGTACTGATCGAGGATGAAGCGCGTCCACCCCTCGTCCATCGAGGCCGCCCACGGCTTGTAGAGGCCGATGCGCGGGGCCCGGAGCCGGCGCTGGCCGACCTGCGCGCCTGCAGGAATGGCTTCGAGTGGAACTCGAAGTGTCTCGGGTAAGGCCATCAACAGCTTGGTGGCCGTCGCCGGCACGATGAAATCGCCGAGGCCGACGCCGGCGGGCTGCGCATCGGCCGCGGAGGTGCGCGCCTGGGTCACGCGCGAGACCGCGACGCCGCGCGCCATCAGCCGGTTGACGACCCGGTAGCTGGCGTTGGCCGATGCCGGGAGCACGTGATCGAAGGAGGGATCGACGGACGGTGAACGCCCCCGGTCTCCGGGTGGCGACTGGGCCACGTCGAACGGCTCATCCACGCGGGCCCAGTCCACGCCCATCATGAGCGGCAGGGTCCATGCGGTGACGTCGTACGGCTTGAAGATCTCCTTCGTGTCTGGCCCCTGGCGCACTTCCGGGTAGCGCTGCCGCTCCATCATCTCCACCAGGAACGCGCGGTAGGGCTGTGCGGCGGGGAACACCGTGCTGCCCGCCGCGAACTGCCGGCCACCGGCGGTGAAGCTCTCCGCGGCGACGAACGACTGAAGTCCGTTCTCCCGCAGGATGGCGATCATCTGCCGCGCCGCGGAAGGATCGCGCTGCTCGGCCGGCACCACGTACGCGAACGGCGCCTCGCTGGTCCCGGTCTGGATCGACTGGCGCCCGGTCTCGTGGAAGTTCCGCAGGATCTCCTCGCGGTAGCTCGAGCAGGTCTCGAGCAGCGCGTCGGCCGCGATCAGCTCGTAGTCGACGATGTCGCGCAGCCGCCAGCGCCCGCCCGGCCAGGGATTGGGAAAGTTGGATTGCTGGCGGTAGTCGGGAAGTCCCTTGCGGCCACCCGAAAGCTCGCCCGCGTCGACCTCGACCGGCGTGGCGATGCGGCACGAAGCCACCTCGGTCAGCAGGCCCACGACGTTCTTGAGGCACGCGGTGTTCTTGGTGCCGCCCGGCCAGTAGGCATCGTAGCTCCACGAGCTGATCACGCCGCTCTTCCCGCCATCCTCGAGGCGGAAGCTCATGTTGGTCCCGAACAGGTCGTTCAATCGCCACTGCATCGGTGATACCACCGGAGCGACCGGATCCGCGTTCGGCGGCACGAACATGCGCGGGCCGAGAGTGCCCATCTGGTGCATGTCGAGGAAGACCTGAGGGAACCACTCGTGGTGGAGCACGCGGTTCACCATGCGGGTCTCGGCCAGGTTGAGCATGAACCAGTCACGGTTGTTGTCGTGTCCCGCGTAATGGTGATAGAGCCACGGCAGCCGCCCTCCCTCCCACTCGGTGCCGAGGAACTTCCGGTAGTAGTCGACGATCATGTCGGTGCCGTCGGGATTGATCGACGGCATGAGCAGCAGGATCACGTCGTCCAGCCAGCCCGTGACCCTGGGGTCCTGACTCGCGCACAAGCGGTGCGCCCACTCCATCGAGAACTGGCTGGCGCCGATCTCGCTCGAATGGATGCTGCACGTGACCAGCACGATCACCTTGCCCGAGGCGGCCAGCGCGCGCGCCTGCTCGGGGGTGAGACCGGCGGGGTTGGCGAGCTTCGCCGCGTCGCTCCGCGCCGCGGCGGCGTTCTGGACGTTGGCCTCGCTCGAGATCACCGCCATCACCATGTCGCGGCCGAGCGTGGTCTTGCCGAGCTTGACCAGCATGAGGCGCGGCGACTCGCGATCGAGGATCTCGAAGTAGCGGACGATCCGACCGTGGTCGGCGAGCTTGCGATCCTCGCCGACGCGATGCTTCAGGAAGGCTTCGGGGGTGGTGAGGGCGTTCGCGAGAGAAGGAGCGAGCAGCAGAGAGAGGGCGAACCAGAGGGCAGGGCGCATGTGTCCTCCTAATGGCCGCGGGAAATGTCGCTCGTTCCGAGCCGTCCCGCAACCGGAGTGCCTCACCCCACGAACGATCGAGTAGAGTGCCGCCGTGATCGCGCTCCTCACGGTGGTGGCGGCCGCGGCGACACTCTGGGCGCACCGGCGGGCGCGGACGCTCGACGACCGCGCGCTCGTGCGCTGGCTCCTGCTGCTCGCGATCGCGGTGGTGAGCGAGGTGCTCCTCCTCCACCTGGCCTCCGCGGCACGCGGGCTGCGTTCAGCGCTCGTGCCGGTCGCCGCGATCACCGGCCTCGTCACGTGGCTCGCGATCTCCGTGCTGATCGCGGTCGAGATGCGACGGCGAGATCTGATCCCGCGGCTCCTGTTTCTCGGATCTGCCGCGCTGGCCCTGGCGGGCGGACGCTGGCTGCTGGCGGCGTGGCTCGCCTCGTTCGGAACCGTCGCTTACCGCTGGCGCTCGCGTCTCGAGACCGTGCGCCTGTTCCAGTTCGGGGTCGCGGCGATCGCCCTCGCGGCCATCGCCTCGGCCATCCCCCCGCCGGGTCGACTGGGAACCCTGGCCGAGTGGGAACGACCCTTCATGCAGCTGGCGCGGTTCGCGGCGACGGTGGCCGGCCTCCACGCCACCTACGGCGCGATCGTGCTGTTCGGCGCGTTCGTGCGCGACCCGAGCCTCGGCATCCGCCGGGTCGGATGGCGGCTGGCGCTGTCACACCTGCTGGTGGCGCTGGTGCCGCTCCTGCTGGTGGCGGGCATGTGGATCTCGACCACGGTGCTCGGCGTCAGCCAGGACCGCGCGCAGGTCGCGGCACGGGCGCTCGGGCACGAGTCGGAGCGCATGAGCCTCACGCTCGAGGCCGCGCTCTCCGACCCCGAGCGCGATCGAGCGCAGCTCGAGGCGATCGCCGAGCTCCACCGGGTCGATTGGCCGCGACTTCGGCTATGGCATCGCGCGGCCGGCGCGCTCGACCGCGTGGCGGGGGATTCGCTGCTCGACGAGGCGGCGCTCATGACGTGGCCCGATTCGCTCGGCCGCGTCCCGGGACGGGGACTGGTGAGGTTCGGCGACTCGCTGTTCCTGGGCGCCGCGGCGCGCTCGGGATCGCGTGCCGCCGTGGCCCTGATCCCGGTCGTCCCAATCCTCGACTCGCTCGGACGCCTGGTGAACGCGCGCGTCGACATGGTCGCTCGCCGGGGCCTCGACGAGGATCCTGACATCGACCTCACCCCTTCGCAGGGACGCGGTGAAGACTCGCCCGAGCGTGGCACGCGGTCCGGGCTGCGTCGCAACACGCGCCTCGCGGTGGGCGCCGACACCTTCGACACGCGCCCCCGCTCGGTGATGACGCTCCTCACCCAGGGCTACGTCATGATCGGCGGCATCGCCTACGACCAGGACCGATGGGTGCGCTCGTCCTTTCTGATGTCGGCTGACAATCCGCCGTCCCGGCTTCTGGCCGGCATCTTCCAGCTCTCGCGCGAAAACCCGTTCAGCTATCTGCCGATCGTGCTGCTCACCTTTGTCGCCGTCCTGTTCCTGGTGATCGCGGT includes these proteins:
- a CDS encoding TonB-dependent receptor translates to MLLRALACACVLVPAAAFAQAPSNQPSATGQIVGRVLQSDGTPFPGVEVMVLGTRVGAITDADGRFRLTGVAVGPHQVRARSFGFTPQVTRVSINAGATATVHFQMEADAAPVRELPEVEVLGKRRDLGSVNTKHQKTGDELRDMPGIDSYMQAMEHAPGVVVDASGLHVRGSRSDEVKVRVNDIEMTNALSGENVGLANLAVSEVTLHAGNMEAEFGGALSGIIAVNTREGTERFSGELRWDTDRYGDPTKTFNHFDRVTFALGGPTMVRDLTYFMTYEGSFQNLYPHARVTTPQQTLWDFISLGNRQSNQIHTNFKLAYRLNARHKVTLEAIRNRSSYTPYEHMWSRSGFVQVTSDTVHVTGQPDQYRTRYGQWSATPLDSTYKAINMPDHVPTENDRFASLTAVWTNQLSNTAAWTTRISSIAFDHLTSVGRKQPWDYWVSTPEYWDGNTENDLFFATHGDYPVYSERQAATWVVKSDFSSSGIKGHTLKTGFEARYNRVRNLGIQIPNGDNNGLPGAVRSDFLNENPEGAWYAQDRWEFEGMILNAGLRFDFFTPGAQIADRDLPSGRRYKQQLSPRLGIAYPISDKDALSFNYGWTYQTPARNYVFENRGLSATVATRGNPDLEPETNVAYQAAVQHLFTRDVSGQFAVFFRDIYGLITVRDDRDQFGNQITRYVNRDYASARGFEASITKSFSHKFSAEINYTYQIASGVASDPRQAQQFYTGGRLYLPISELPLAWDQRNTLSLQGTVRDPGRWGLRFLWSYGSGRPFTPTFRNDRRADPVLTNSRRLPASATLNVDADRYFKVWNRPVTVFIDARNVLDARNVATLSQGVFPNPFVNQSGDEYLIYYTETGRAGGAYLKDVDGDHVLDWVPVRDPRVFMEGRNVRVGLSLTFGS
- a CDS encoding acyl-CoA dehydrogenase family protein, giving the protein MTDPTKATTQVSELEARAVAEASRETVWEAPSFVRELFLGHLDLSLIHPYPEPAAGEEERARPFLEKLERFLEDVVDGEEVERTGRIPDAWVQQLREMGAFGIKIPREYGGLGLSQYTYGRAMGMVSTKCGSMVALLSAHQSIGVPTPLKMFGTEEQKKRLLPRLAKGAISAFALTEVDVGSDPARMSTTATPTSDGAAYILNGEKLWCTNGTVAELMVVMARTPGKSGKPGPISAFIVETNSPGFEVVQRLEFMGIRGIENALLRFTNVRVPKENLLWGEGKGLKLALITLNTGRLTLPATCVAAGKWCVQVSRRFANERVQWGKAVGKHEAVATMLAEMAARTYAMEAIADLCSLLGDAGKSDIRLEAAIAKLWNSDVAWEISDQAIQVRGGRGYETARSLASRGEAPIPLEQLHRDLRINRIFEGTNQVMRLFIAREALDQHLDVAGDVVMPGVPLGKRLAGMVRAGFFYAWWYPSRWLGWGRWPRYGSFGRLARHVRYVDRTSRRLARQQFHLMVTQGPALEKRQGLLFRCVDIGAELFAMAAVCSRAQRDVRADSQNRTPLELADLFCRLSRAKVEALFEGIRANADPEAYRVAKGLLEGRYDWLEEGIVDAPASPEAAEPSVTGAAAGS
- a CDS encoding SpoIIE family protein phosphatase; translated protein: MIALLTVVAAAATLWAHRRARTLDDRALVRWLLLLAIAVVSEVLLLHLASAARGLRSALVPVAAITGLVTWLAISVLIAVEMRRRDLIPRLLFLGSAALALAGGRWLLAAWLASFGTVAYRWRSRLETVRLFQFGVAAIALAAIASAIPPPGRLGTLAEWERPFMQLARFAATVAGLHATYGAIVLFGAFVRDPSLGIRRVGWRLALSHLLVALVPLLLVAGMWISTTVLGVSQDRAQVAARALGHESERMSLTLEAALSDPERDRAQLEAIAELHRVDWPRLRLWHRAAGALDRVAGDSLLDEAALMTWPDSLGRVPGRGLVRFGDSLFLGAAARSGSRAAVALIPVVPILDSLGRLVNARVDMVARRGLDEDPDIDLTPSQGRGEDSPERGTRSGLRRNTRLAVGADTFDTRPRSVMTLLTQGYVMIGGIAYDQDRWVRSSFLMSADNPPSRLLAGIFQLSRENPFSYLPIVLLTFVAVLFLVIAVWDIVMVTNMGRSITGAVEELRVAAEKLRNGDLGHRIDVRGKDDLWEVAGAFNLAAEGLARAREIEKEQDRIENELQVARRIQARLLPAAAPDVPGMEIAGLYEPAREVGGDYFDHMALGDGRVLLVIADVSGKSVPAALIMSAFRTGLVSQDLARIEPDALAERLNRLLHGSLDPGKFVTAFLGFLEGLSGKLTYVNAGHNPPVLMRRDGSHELLEQGGTILGILEDSRYERGEVTLEPGDLVALYTDGVTEGANESGQQWGDERLVEALARSDRRPCAEIARAIASAVRDFEGEQGATDDITLVLARRTT
- a CDS encoding M14 metallopeptidase family protein; the encoded protein is MRPALWFALSLLLAPSLANALTTPEAFLKHRVGEDRKLADHGRIVRYFEILDRESPRLMLVKLGKTTLGRDMVMAVISSEANVQNAAAARSDAAKLANPAGLTPEQARALAASGKVIVLVTCSIHSSEIGASQFSMEWAHRLCASQDPRVTGWLDDVILLLMPSINPDGTDMIVDYYRKFLGTEWEGGRLPWLYHHYAGHDNNRDWFMLNLAETRMVNRVLHHEWFPQVFLDMHQMGTLGPRMFVPPNADPVAPVVSPMQWRLNDLFGTNMSFRLEDGGKSGVISSWSYDAYWPGGTKNTACLKNVVGLLTEVASCRIATPVEVDAGELSGGRKGLPDYRQQSNFPNPWPGGRWRLRDIVDYELIAADALLETCSSYREEILRNFHETGRQSIQTGTSEAPFAYVVPAEQRDPSAARQMIAILRENGLQSFVAAESFTAGGRQFAAGSTVFPAAQPYRAFLVEMMERQRYPEVRQGPDTKEIFKPYDVTAWTLPLMMGVDWARVDEPFDVAQSPPGDRGRSPSVDPSFDHVLPASANASYRVVNRLMARGVAVSRVTQARTSAADAQPAGVGLGDFIVPATATKLLMALPETLRVPLEAIPAGAQVGQRRLRAPRIGLYKPWAASMDEGWTRFILDQYEFKYSNIPNADMKKKNLRSRFDVILLPDIDKNVIVDGKPKSDDGAYFEPLPSPYAGGIGKDGVASLKAFVEQGGTLVCMTGSCELALEELGLPVRNAVAKLKASEFSLPGTLVNLEVDPSHPLGWGMSESSVAYVTGGPVFNTSIPGANVGRAVVARYPRYADQVVASGWADGTESMTGRGAIVEARLGKGRVVLFGPRVQHRAQMVGTFKFLFNALLRTAVGE